The proteins below are encoded in one region of Neofelis nebulosa isolate mNeoNeb1 chromosome 17, mNeoNeb1.pri, whole genome shotgun sequence:
- the NR1H2 gene encoding oxysterols receptor LXR-beta, translating to MSTPTTSSLDTPLPGNGPPQPSAHSSSPAIKEEGPELWPVGPDPDVPGDDWARSACSEVVPDPAEEPERKRKKGPAPKMLGHELCRVCGDKASGFHYNVLSCEGCKGFFRRSVVRGGARRYACRGGGTCQMDAFMRRKCQQCRLRKCKEAGMREQCVLSEEQIRKKKIRKQQQQQQSPVGPSGGSSSASGPGASPGGSDGGGQGSGEGEGVQLTAAQELMIQQLVAAQLQCNKRSFSDQPKVTPWPLGADPQSRDARQQRFAHFTELAIISVQEIVDFAKQVPGFLQLGREDQIALLKASTIEIMLLETARRYNHETECITFLKDFTYSKDDFHRAGLQVEFINPIFEFSRAMRRLGLDDAEYALLIAINIFSADRPNVQEPSRVEALQQPYVEALLSYTRIKRPQDQLRFPRMLMKLVSLRTLSSVHSEQVFALRLQDKKLPPLLSEIWDVHE from the exons atgtccactcccaccaccagTTCCCTGGACACCCCCTTGCCTG GAAATGGCCCGCCTCAACCCAGCGCACACTCTTCTTCACCAGCTATAAAGGAGGAGGGTCCTGAACTGTGGCCTGTGGGTCCAGACCCTGATGTCCCAGGCGATGACTGGGCCCGTTCAGCCTGCAGCGAGG TCGTCCCAGACCCGGCAGAGGAACCAGAGCGCAAGCGAAAGAAGGGCCCGGCTCCGAAGATGCTGGGCCACGAGCTGTGCCGTGTGTGCGGGGACAAGGCCTCCGGCTTCCACTACAACGTGCTCAGCTGCGAAGGCTGCAAGGGCTTCTTCCGGCGCAGCGTGGTCCGAGGCGGGGCCAGGCGCTACGCCTGCCGGGGCGGCGGAACCTGCCAGATGGACGCCTTCATGCGGCGCAAGTGCCAGCAGTGCCGGCTGCGCAAATGCAAGGAGGCCGGGATGAGAGAGCAGT GCGTCCTGTCGGAAGAACAGATCCGAAAGAAGAAGATtcggaagcagcagcagcagcaacagtcACCTGTGGGGCCATCGGGCGGCAGCAGCTCAGCCTCTGGGCCTGGGGCTTCCCCTGGAGGGTCTGACGGAGGTGGCCAGGGCTCCGGGGAAGGTGAGGGTGTCCAGTTAACAGCCGCTCAGGAACTAATGATCCAGCAGTTGGTGGCGGCTCAGCTGCAGTGCAACAAACGCTCCTTCTCCGACCAGCCCAAAGTCACG CCCTGGCCCCTGGGCGCGGACCCCCAGTCCCGTGATGCACGCCAGCAGCGTTTCGCCCACTTCACGGAGTTAGCCATCATCTCAGTCCAGGAGATTGTGGATTTTGCCAAACAGGTGCCTGGCTTCCTGCAGCTGGGCCGCGAGGACCAGATTGCCCTCCTGAAGGCATCTACCATTGAG ATCATGCTGCTAGAGACAGCCAGACGCTACAACCACGAGACAGAGTGCATCACTTTCCTGAAAGACTTCACCTACAGCAAGGATGACTTCCACCGCGCag GCCTGCAGGTGGAGTTCATCAACCCCATCTTCGAGTTCTCCCGGGCTATGCGGCGGCTGGGCCTGGACGACGCGGAGTACGCCCTCCTCATCGCCATCAACATCTTCTCCGCTGACCGGCCCAACGTGCAGGAGCCGAGCCGCGTGGAGGCCCTACAGCAGCCGTACGTGGAAGCCCTGCTCTCCTACACGCGCATCAAAAGGCCGCAG GACCAGCTGCGCTTCCCCCGGATGCTGATGAAGCTTGTGAGCCTGCGCACGCTGAGCTCTGTGCACTCAGAGCAGGTCTTTGCCCTGCGGCTCCAAGACAAGAAACTGCCGCCTCTGCTGTCTGAGATCTGGGATGTCCACGAGTGA